In Phycisphaeraceae bacterium, a genomic segment contains:
- a CDS encoding aminopeptidase — protein MRDQRLDRLADVLVRYSTRVKPGDLVCIASDPIGYPLVEAVYEKVLAAGANPYWHVRCESLIETLLLNGTEEQLRYLSPLDNARVENIDVQIGFWAETNTKALGQIDPARIAMRRQGLQPYNKRFLDRAARGELRWVGTMYPTASSAQDAEMSLAQYEQFVFAAGLLHLPDPVKAWEEIHHRQERVREYLQGKKDIHFRVPPTADHDGTDLHVNVEGSTWINCAGRENFPDGEVFTGPKNAEGHVNYTFPAVYNGREVEGVRLVFKEGRVVDAFAKKNEEFLIAMLDQDAGARVMGEIAIGTNYSIKEFSRNTLFDEKIGGTFHAACGAGYPESGNSNESALHWDMVCDLRSGGTISADGEVFHRNGRFTREGWPGNA, from the coding sequence ATGCGCGATCAACGCCTTGACCGACTCGCAGACGTCCTCGTGCGCTATTCGACACGTGTCAAGCCCGGCGACCTTGTCTGCATCGCCTCGGACCCGATCGGCTACCCGCTTGTCGAAGCCGTCTACGAGAAGGTTCTGGCCGCAGGAGCCAACCCGTACTGGCACGTCCGCTGCGAATCACTCATCGAAACGCTGCTGCTCAATGGCACCGAAGAACAGCTGCGCTACCTCTCGCCGCTCGACAACGCCCGCGTCGAAAATATTGATGTCCAGATCGGCTTCTGGGCCGAAACCAACACCAAGGCGCTCGGGCAGATCGACCCTGCCCGCATCGCCATGCGGCGTCAAGGCCTTCAGCCGTACAACAAGCGATTCCTCGATCGCGCAGCCAGGGGCGAACTCCGGTGGGTTGGAACCATGTACCCCACCGCTTCTTCGGCCCAGGACGCCGAAATGAGCCTTGCCCAGTATGAACAGTTTGTCTTCGCTGCCGGTCTACTGCATCTTCCAGACCCGGTCAAGGCGTGGGAAGAAATCCACCATCGGCAGGAGCGCGTGCGCGAGTACCTTCAGGGCAAGAAGGACATCCACTTCCGCGTTCCGCCAACAGCCGACCACGACGGCACTGACCTGCACGTCAATGTCGAAGGCTCGACATGGATCAACTGCGCAGGACGCGAGAACTTCCCCGATGGCGAAGTCTTCACCGGACCAAAAAACGCCGAAGGGCACGTCAACTACACGTTCCCGGCTGTGTACAACGGCCGCGAGGTTGAAGGCGTGCGACTGGTCTTCAAGGAAGGCCGCGTTGTGGATGCGTTCGCCAAGAAAAACGAAGAGTTCCTCATCGCCATGCTCGATCAGGACGCCGGCGCACGCGTCATGGGCGAGATCGCCATCGGCACGAACTATTCGATCAAGGAATTTTCACGCAACACGCTCTTTGATGAAAAGATCGGGGGCACTTTCCACGCAGCTTGCGGTGCGGGATACCCCGAGAGCGGCAACTCCAACGAGAGCGCCCTGCACTGGGACATGGTCTGCGATCTGCGCAGCGGCGGGACTATCTCGGCCGATGGCGAAGTCTTCCACCGCAACGGCCGCTTCACACGCGAAGGTTGGCCGGGCAATGCCTGA
- a CDS encoding OmpH family outer membrane protein produces the protein MNASRLAVVTVVAAALGVGLLAGAGKGRAETTKIATVDVVELLQDMLQTPQYAEPRDANRNTSVAELAEMEDEMRRIDAELRMLTPADQARGQRLYSDLQQRQANYRDAAQRRSAEFQALSGQQAAEVYARIHEAATAVALAAGYTHVLASRDGAAIEDTDSLPAVIQGLLARPAILFPAADDLTDKVRERLAIPVSQAPGQSEPGAAEGNVGQPDQP, from the coding sequence ATGAATGCATCGCGTTTGGCGGTGGTGACGGTGGTGGCTGCGGCTCTGGGTGTCGGGCTACTGGCCGGAGCGGGCAAGGGACGTGCCGAGACGACGAAGATCGCGACGGTCGATGTTGTCGAGTTGCTCCAGGACATGCTGCAGACGCCGCAGTATGCCGAGCCGCGCGATGCCAACCGCAATACTTCGGTGGCCGAGCTCGCGGAGATGGAAGACGAGATGCGTCGCATCGACGCTGAGCTGCGCATGCTGACTCCTGCCGACCAGGCGCGCGGGCAGAGGTTGTATTCTGATCTTCAGCAGCGGCAGGCGAACTACCGCGATGCGGCGCAGCGTCGATCGGCCGAGTTTCAGGCGCTCAGCGGTCAGCAGGCCGCCGAGGTCTACGCCAGGATCCACGAGGCCGCGACGGCGGTCGCGCTTGCGGCCGGATACACGCATGTGCTGGCGTCGCGCGATGGTGCAGCCATCGAGGACACGGACTCTCTGCCCGCGGTGATCCAGGGGTTGCTGGCGCGTCCGGCGATCCTGTTCCCGGCGGCGGACGATCTGACTGACAAGGTTCGCGAGCGTCTTGCGATTCCGGTGAGTCAGGCTCCGGGCCAGAGCGAGCCGGGGGCTGCGGAGGGGAACGTCGGCCAGCCCGATCAGCCCTGA
- the lipB gene encoding lipoyl(octanoyl) transferase LipB has translation MTTSSDLLPLRVIECGRVEYQRGLTLQRQHHAAVLAARASAAPEIGRLLLVEHDPVVTVTRRPGAAEHVLLAPELLAARGIAVAQTDRGGDVTFHGPGQIVAYPIVDLNAIGLRLHEYMRTLEEAVIATLRGFGIETGREASATGVWTKATGERDAAKICAMGVRVQRWITLHGLALNVTTNLDDFAVIVPCGLAGRPVTSMASELGAHCPPIDAVRTALASELVAALSPKAQG, from the coding sequence GTGACCACATCGTCAGACCTGCTGCCCTTGCGCGTGATCGAGTGTGGCCGCGTCGAATACCAGCGCGGTCTGACGCTCCAGCGCCAGCACCACGCGGCCGTGCTCGCAGCCCGAGCCAGCGCAGCACCCGAGATCGGTCGCCTGCTGCTCGTCGAGCACGACCCCGTCGTCACCGTCACGCGGCGGCCCGGCGCGGCCGAGCATGTGCTGCTCGCGCCCGAACTGCTCGCAGCCCGAGGCATCGCGGTCGCTCAGACAGACCGGGGCGGGGACGTGACCTTCCACGGCCCGGGGCAGATCGTGGCGTATCCGATCGTGGACCTCAACGCCATCGGCCTGCGCCTGCACGAGTACATGCGCACGCTCGAAGAGGCCGTCATCGCGACACTGCGCGGCTTTGGGATCGAAACCGGCCGCGAAGCCTCAGCAACCGGTGTCTGGACCAAGGCGACCGGCGAGCGCGACGCGGCCAAGATCTGCGCCATGGGCGTACGCGTGCAGCGATGGATCACGCTCCACGGCCTGGCGCTCAACGTGACGACCAACCTCGATGACTTCGCCGTCATCGTGCCGTGCGGTCTCGCGGGCAGGCCTGTGACCAGCATGGCATCCGAACTCGGTGCGCACTGTCCACCGATCGACGCCGTGCGAACGGCACTGGCGTCCGAACTCGTCGCGGCACTGTCGCCCAAGGCTCAGGGCTGA
- a CDS encoding NAD(P)H-dependent oxidoreductase has translation MGHILAFAGSNRKDSFNRKLLAVAAAGAEKAGAKVTLVHLADYPMPMFDEDAEAEEGLPKPAQAFRDLMHAADGFLIASPEYNSSFSPLLKNVIDWASRPRVGEAPLACFKGKVAGLLAASPGYFGGYRGLQQVRYVLGNIGTIVLPDMFSLPQAHEAFNADGSMKDDKKAAAAAAIGAGLAQFLAQKR, from the coding sequence ATGGGACATATCCTCGCTTTTGCGGGCAGCAACCGCAAGGACTCGTTCAACCGCAAACTGCTCGCAGTCGCCGCCGCCGGAGCCGAGAAGGCCGGAGCGAAGGTCACGCTCGTACACCTGGCCGACTACCCGATGCCGATGTTCGATGAAGATGCCGAAGCCGAAGAAGGGTTGCCCAAGCCCGCACAGGCGTTTCGCGACCTGATGCACGCGGCCGACGGCTTCCTTATCGCCAGCCCCGAATACAACAGTTCGTTCAGCCCGCTGCTCAAGAACGTCATCGACTGGGCCTCGCGGCCGAGAGTCGGCGAAGCGCCGCTGGCATGTTTCAAGGGCAAGGTCGCCGGGCTGCTCGCCGCGTCGCCCGGTTACTTCGGCGGCTACCGCGGACTGCAGCAGGTGCGCTACGTGCTGGGCAACATCGGCACCATCGTCCTGCCCGATATGTTCAGCCTGCCCCAGGCCCACGAAGCTTTCAACGCCGACGGCTCCATGAAAGACGACAAGAAAGCCGCCGCAGCAGCAGCGATCGGCGCGGGCCTGGCCCAGTTCCTGGCGCAGAAGCGATAG
- the uvrA gene encoding excinuclease ABC subunit UvrA: MTTRTTSRTKRQATQAMIEPKPVEPMPAPALVPTQSERFIHVRGAREHNLANIDVTIPRDRLVVITGLSGSGKSSLAFDTIFAEGQRKYMESLSAYARQFLDQLKKPDVDEVEGIPPTIAIEQRSSAHNPRSTVATTTEIYDYLRLLFARCGVPRSWAVTKTKKDGTVVERSGRLIEATSASQIVDAVMRLAEGTRLMVLAPVVRGRKGLHRDVLEDLFKQGWTRARVNGDIVDLREVLKNENENPLNLHRHKKHDVDAVVDRITIKADARQRLAESIEAAIKLAAGTVVIATEAAAESEKNGWTDQTYSTNFADPDHPEISLDELSPRLFSFNSPFGACPTCHGLGSILEFDEDLVVPDMDKGLLSGAIAPWKKNGPGGMIYPRALKRFCRAHGVHGSTPIGQLEPATYEVLMRGGKGWDGVMPMLDAWFHKTESTWVKEHLHQFQAEHVCPECNGDRLKIEALHVLVRSKHGADTSRALSASVIGRPKHDGHELNIAELSRLNIDDAIAFIDGLELSTEQMVIAEPIVREVGNRLRFLTSVGLEYLSLDRRTATLSGGEAQRIRLATQVGSGLVGACYVLDEPTIGLHQRDNDRLIRTLRHLTDIGNTVLVVEHDEDMIRAADWVLDIGPGPGVHGGRVVAQGSVSDVCATPGSITGDYLSGRRHIAVPAQRRTLSEKKAVVIKGARHNNLKGIDVAFPLGGIVCVTGVSGSGKSTLVNDILLAGVRQSLLGGSHKPGAHSRITGLAQVDRVIEVDQSPIGRTPRSNPATYTGIFDEIRKVFSQTKESKIRAYQPGRFSFNVAAKSGGGRCEACQGQGLKKIEMHFLPDVYVECEVCRGKRYNRETLDVLYRGKSIADVLAMTVETACEFFENHPKILRFTQCLRDVGLEYITLGQPSTQLSGGEAQRVKLATELGKGTRHDGTPGVEHTLYILDEPTTGLHFEDIRKLLEVFGRLASAGNTLVVIEHNLDVIKCADWIVDLGPEGGDKGGTVIATGTPETVARTRGSYTGQYLKAMLR, encoded by the coding sequence ATGACCACGCGAACCACTTCGCGAACCAAGCGACAAGCAACCCAAGCCATGATTGAACCCAAACCGGTTGAACCCATGCCCGCACCCGCGCTGGTGCCCACCCAGAGCGAGCGGTTCATTCATGTGCGCGGCGCACGCGAGCACAACCTGGCCAACATCGACGTGACGATCCCGCGCGATCGGCTGGTGGTCATCACTGGGCTCTCGGGATCAGGCAAGAGCTCGCTGGCGTTCGACACGATCTTCGCTGAGGGGCAGAGGAAGTACATGGAGTCGCTGTCGGCCTACGCGCGGCAGTTTCTCGATCAGCTCAAGAAGCCCGATGTCGATGAGGTCGAGGGCATCCCCCCCACCATCGCCATCGAGCAGCGTTCGAGTGCGCACAACCCGCGATCGACCGTCGCGACGACGACGGAGATCTATGACTATCTGCGGTTGCTATTCGCACGCTGCGGCGTGCCACGCAGTTGGGCGGTGACCAAGACAAAGAAGGACGGGACAGTTGTCGAGCGTTCGGGGCGGCTCATCGAAGCGACGAGCGCTTCGCAGATCGTGGACGCGGTGATGCGCCTGGCTGAAGGGACGCGACTGATGGTGCTTGCGCCCGTCGTGCGCGGGCGCAAGGGATTGCATCGCGATGTGCTCGAAGACCTGTTCAAGCAGGGGTGGACGCGTGCGCGAGTCAACGGAGACATCGTGGACCTGCGCGAAGTGCTCAAAAACGAGAACGAGAACCCGCTGAATCTGCATCGGCACAAGAAACACGATGTTGATGCAGTTGTGGATCGCATCACGATCAAGGCCGATGCACGCCAGCGGCTGGCCGAGTCGATTGAAGCAGCGATCAAGCTGGCTGCGGGCACTGTTGTGATCGCGACCGAAGCCGCCGCCGAGAGTGAAAAAAACGGGTGGACAGACCAGACCTATTCAACGAACTTTGCAGACCCGGATCATCCGGAGATATCGCTCGATGAACTCAGCCCGCGGCTGTTCAGTTTCAACAGCCCGTTCGGCGCATGCCCGACCTGTCACGGACTTGGTTCGATTCTGGAGTTTGATGAAGATCTCGTGGTCCCGGATATGGACAAGGGGCTGCTTTCGGGAGCGATCGCGCCGTGGAAGAAGAATGGCCCGGGCGGGATGATCTACCCCCGCGCGCTCAAGCGCTTCTGCCGGGCGCACGGCGTGCATGGCTCGACACCGATCGGGCAGCTCGAACCCGCAACCTACGAAGTGCTGATGCGCGGCGGCAAGGGCTGGGACGGCGTGATGCCGATGCTCGATGCGTGGTTCCACAAGACAGAATCGACGTGGGTGAAGGAGCATCTGCACCAGTTTCAGGCTGAGCATGTCTGCCCTGAGTGCAACGGTGACCGGCTCAAGATCGAGGCGCTGCATGTGCTGGTTCGGTCGAAGCATGGTGCGGATACGAGCCGTGCTCTGAGCGCGAGTGTGATCGGCAGGCCGAAGCACGACGGACATGAACTGAATATCGCGGAACTGAGCCGACTGAACATCGATGATGCCATTGCGTTCATTGATGGGCTTGAACTCTCGACAGAGCAAATGGTGATCGCGGAACCGATCGTGCGCGAAGTCGGCAATCGTCTGCGGTTTCTGACGAGTGTCGGGCTCGAGTACCTGTCGTTGGATCGGCGCACGGCGACGCTCTCGGGCGGCGAGGCCCAGCGGATCCGGCTGGCGACGCAGGTCGGCAGCGGGCTGGTCGGCGCGTGCTACGTGCTTGACGAGCCGACGATCGGGCTGCACCAGCGCGACAATGACCGCCTGATCCGCACGCTGCGTCACTTGACCGACATCGGCAACACGGTGCTGGTGGTCGAGCACGACGAGGACATGATCCGCGCGGCCGACTGGGTGCTGGACATCGGCCCGGGGCCAGGTGTGCATGGCGGGCGCGTGGTGGCGCAGGGAAGCGTGTCAGATGTGTGCGCGACGCCGGGCAGCATCACCGGCGACTATCTGAGCGGCCGGCGCCACATCGCGGTGCCCGCGCAGCGGCGAACGCTGAGTGAGAAAAAGGCCGTCGTCATCAAGGGCGCGCGCCACAACAACCTCAAGGGCATCGATGTCGCGTTTCCGCTGGGCGGGATCGTGTGCGTGACCGGCGTGTCGGGCTCGGGCAAGTCCACGCTCGTCAATGACATTCTGCTCGCGGGCGTGCGACAGAGCCTGCTGGGCGGCTCGCACAAGCCGGGGGCGCACAGTCGCATCACGGGCCTGGCGCAGGTCGATCGCGTGATCGAGGTCGATCAATCGCCGATCGGCCGCACGCCGCGCTCGAACCCCGCGACCTACACCGGCATCTTCGACGAGATCCGCAAGGTCTTCAGCCAGACCAAAGAGTCTAAGATCCGCGCCTATCAGCCGGGGCGGTTCAGTTTCAACGTGGCGGCCAAGAGCGGCGGCGGGCGATGCGAAGCCTGCCAGGGGCAGGGGCTCAAGAAGATCGAGATGCACTTTCTGCCCGATGTGTACGTCGAGTGCGAAGTCTGCCGCGGCAAGCGCTACAACCGCGAGACGCTCGACGTGCTCTACCGCGGCAAGTCGATCGCGGACGTGCTGGCGATGACGGTCGAAACCGCGTGCGAGTTCTTCGAGAACCATCCGAAGATCCTGCGCTTCACGCAGTGTCTGCGCGACGTGGGGCTCGAGTACATCACGCTCGGACAGCCTTCGACGCAACTCTCCGGCGGCGAGGCTCAGCGTGTCAAGCTCGCGACCGAACTGGGCAAGGGCACACGCCACGACGGCACGCCCGGCGTCGAGCACACGCTCTACATTCTCGACGAGCCGACCACGGGGCTGCACTTCGAGGACATCCGCAAGCTGCTGGAAGTGTTTGGACGACTCGCCTCAGCGGGCAACACGCTGGTGGTGATCGAGCACAATCTCGATGTCATCAAGTGTGCGGACTGGATTGTCGATCTCGGCCCCGAGGGCGGGGACAAGGGCGGCACCGTGATCGCGACGGGAACTCCCGAAACGGTCGCGCGCACGCGCGGCAGCTACACCGGGCAGTATCTCAAGGCAATGTTGCGCTGA
- a CDS encoding excinuclease ABC subunit UvrB has protein sequence MGDQPEAIARIVQRVRSGAQASCLLGATGTGKTFTMANVIAELGKPALIVSHNKTLAAQLFEELRAFFPHNSVNYFVSYYDFYQPEAYIAARDIYIEKDSSRNDDLDQLRLAATSNLLSRRDTIVVASVSCIFGLGSPLAYSQKVMTITRGSAIDRREFFLSLSAMQYQRSEIEWKRGQFRVRGDTVDVWPAYEKFAIRLELFGDEIEKIELINPVSGELLAEEKQVFLFPAVHYVMPEDQLGAAIEGIRAELDQRVMELRSQGKLLEAQRLLARTKYDLEMIQEMGFCSGIENYSRYMDGREAGERPYTLMDYFDFAPPASAPMVGAPVIEGGDIVRPGASLDLRRNYKDWLLIIDESHVTLPQVRAMYNGDRARKVVLIEHGFRLPSALDNRPLRFEEFESIVPQVLYVSATPGPYELERVGGEIAEQVIRPTGLIDPRVEIHPARGQVADLLSRCRERAQRGERVLVTALTKRLCEDLTNYLDKNGVRVRYLHSEIETLERVEILTDLREGEFDVLVGVNLLREGLDLPEVSLVCVLDADKEGFLRSATSLIQQMGRAARNVNSMVVMYADNMTPAMRAAIEETERRRAKQIAYNEQHGITPRTIEKSIRRGIEAELKARKTARAAVDSDEPLLEASILLAELEAEMLEAAESLEFEKAASLRDQTGIVRELIGQAQAEEGSLMLRRSQVVESLKRVSQGGKRPRRPKKRPH, from the coding sequence ATGGGGGATCAACCCGAGGCGATTGCTCGGATCGTGCAACGTGTGCGCTCGGGAGCGCAGGCTTCGTGTCTGCTTGGCGCGACGGGCACAGGCAAGACCTTCACGATGGCGAACGTGATTGCGGAGCTTGGCAAGCCGGCGTTGATCGTCAGTCACAACAAGACGTTGGCAGCGCAGTTGTTTGAGGAGTTGCGGGCGTTCTTTCCGCACAACAGCGTCAACTATTTCGTAAGTTACTACGACTTCTACCAGCCCGAGGCCTACATCGCGGCGCGCGACATCTATATCGAAAAGGACTCGAGCCGCAACGATGATCTTGACCAACTTCGCCTTGCTGCCACGAGCAACCTGCTGAGTCGGCGCGACACGATTGTGGTGGCGAGTGTCTCGTGCATTTTCGGCCTCGGTTCGCCGCTGGCGTACTCACAGAAAGTCATGACGATCACGCGAGGATCGGCGATTGATCGCCGCGAGTTCTTTCTGTCACTCAGCGCGATGCAGTATCAGCGCTCCGAGATCGAATGGAAGCGCGGGCAGTTTCGCGTGCGGGGCGACACGGTCGATGTGTGGCCTGCATACGAAAAGTTCGCGATCCGCCTCGAGCTCTTTGGTGACGAGATCGAAAAGATCGAACTCATCAACCCCGTTTCGGGCGAGTTGCTGGCTGAAGAAAAGCAGGTTTTCCTCTTTCCGGCGGTGCATTATGTGATGCCCGAGGACCAGTTGGGAGCCGCGATTGAGGGCATTCGCGCTGAGCTCGATCAACGTGTGATGGAGCTTCGCAGCCAGGGCAAGTTGCTCGAAGCTCAACGGCTGCTGGCGCGTACGAAGTACGACCTCGAGATGATTCAGGAGATGGGATTCTGCTCGGGGATCGAGAATTACAGTCGATACATGGATGGACGCGAGGCGGGCGAGAGGCCATACACGCTGATGGACTACTTCGACTTTGCGCCGCCAGCATCCGCGCCGATGGTCGGCGCTCCGGTGATCGAGGGCGGAGATATCGTCCGGCCGGGTGCGTCGCTCGATCTGCGTCGAAACTACAAGGACTGGCTGCTGATCATCGACGAATCGCACGTTACGCTGCCGCAGGTACGTGCGATGTACAACGGCGATCGGGCGCGCAAAGTGGTGCTCATCGAGCATGGGTTTCGGCTGCCTTCGGCGCTGGACAATCGGCCGCTGCGATTCGAGGAGTTTGAGTCGATTGTGCCTCAGGTGTTGTATGTCAGCGCGACGCCTGGCCCGTACGAACTGGAGCGCGTGGGGGGTGAGATCGCCGAGCAGGTGATCCGTCCGACGGGGCTCATTGATCCACGCGTGGAAATTCACCCTGCACGCGGGCAAGTTGCGGATCTGCTGTCGCGGTGTCGCGAGCGGGCCCAGCGCGGCGAGCGCGTCCTGGTGACGGCACTGACGAAACGGTTGTGCGAAGATCTGACGAACTATCTCGACAAGAACGGCGTGCGCGTGCGGTATCTGCACTCGGAGATCGAGACGCTCGAACGGGTTGAGATTCTGACGGACCTGCGCGAAGGCGAGTTTGATGTGCTCGTGGGTGTAAACCTGCTGCGCGAGGGGCTCGACCTGCCGGAGGTTTCGCTGGTGTGTGTGCTTGATGCCGACAAGGAAGGGTTTCTGCGCAGCGCGACGAGTCTGATCCAGCAAATGGGACGAGCAGCACGCAACGTCAACTCGATGGTGGTGATGTATGCCGACAATATGACCCCCGCGATGCGGGCTGCGATCGAGGAAACCGAACGCCGGCGTGCGAAGCAGATCGCCTACAACGAGCAGCACGGGATTACACCCAGGACAATCGAGAAATCGATCCGCCGCGGTATCGAAGCAGAACTGAAGGCTCGCAAGACTGCGCGGGCGGCTGTCGATTCGGACGAGCCTTTGCTCGAAGCGTCGATCCTGCTTGCAGAACTGGAAGCCGAGATGCTCGAAGCGGCCGAATCGCTCGAGTTCGAAAAGGCGGCGTCGCTGCGCGATCAGACCGGGATCGTGCGAGAGTTGATCGGACAGGCGCAGGCTGAGGAAGGCTCGCTCATGCTGCGTCGATCGCAGGTGGTCGAGTCGCTCAAGCGTGTCTCGCAGGGTGGAAAGCGACCGAGGCGTCCGAAGAAGAGGCCGCATTGA
- a CDS encoding matrixin family metalloprotease — protein MHYRTSLFPAVALYAGLAAPIACAQLLEPAPACTIACEHEADQFTDLLTAELERQLFSMLPRDHQAAILTASPSAVCERLPDDAEPADVRYEHVRGYISQAGYEGMPVGRRFMLASSVRRAIDGMPPMALCFEPGSVTEEEAWAFSLALFGDNARFQQTGRWTSTAYSGGGLSQGTPTIISYSFPPDGTFIPNIGVGVGSGPNTLNAWLNGIYGNSSVWLPHFHGVFDRWAQLTGLSYVYEPNDDGVNMNQNAGVQGVRGDVRIGAFDFQNDGNGGVLAYNNFPQDGDMVFDAFDTFYNNTGSNSLRLRNVISHEHGHGLGMLHVCPANGTKLMEPFVSTAYVGPQIDDILNGQRHYGDPYEHNDTIATATNIGTPPAFGTLIQNISIDDNSDIDYFAVQANVPAQLFVLITPRGGEYQQGTQTQACNTGTLTNYNNIHNLSLQIIASDGTTVLANVNDNPAGGSETATVLVSTPGTYYVRVAGDNTNSIQLYDISINLLPAPPLLLTIPNGTPDLVAPGVSASFDVQITSVSQTVASAQLFTRVNGGSYQATNLTDLGGGAYLAQLPAFNCDDQPEFYVQATGSGGFVVTAPDNGATNPLGLFVGVVDLVFNDNGETNPGWTVSGSVTDGAWERGVPVGGGTRGDPPTDADGSGACWLTANRAGDSDIDNGCTVLTSPVLDASNPEAVLSYWRWFSNNFGANPNQDTMTVEVSSNNGSTWTTLEIVGPATSESGGGWFYKSFRVADFVASTNQFRVRFIACDNGGGSVVEAGVDGISLAATTCEQDDCPADFNGDGEVDFFDVQAFLGAFTAQQPAADLNGDQKFDFFDVQIFLGIFAAGCP, from the coding sequence ATGCATTATCGGACGTCTTTGTTCCCGGCGGTCGCCCTGTATGCAGGGTTGGCTGCTCCAATAGCGTGCGCGCAACTGCTCGAACCCGCGCCCGCCTGCACGATTGCCTGCGAGCACGAGGCTGATCAGTTCACTGATCTTCTGACCGCAGAACTCGAGCGTCAGCTGTTCTCAATGTTGCCACGCGACCATCAGGCGGCGATCCTGACGGCATCGCCCTCAGCTGTTTGTGAGCGTCTGCCCGATGACGCCGAGCCTGCCGATGTCCGCTACGAGCACGTGCGAGGGTACATCAGTCAAGCTGGTTATGAGGGCATGCCGGTCGGCCGTCGATTCATGCTCGCCAGTTCCGTCCGCCGGGCCATCGATGGCATGCCTCCAATGGCCCTCTGCTTCGAGCCGGGCAGTGTCACAGAAGAAGAAGCCTGGGCATTCAGCCTCGCACTCTTTGGCGACAATGCCCGCTTTCAGCAGACCGGTCGCTGGACCAGCACCGCATACAGCGGGGGCGGACTCTCGCAGGGCACACCCACCATCATTTCCTACTCGTTCCCTCCTGACGGCACGTTTATTCCAAACATCGGCGTCGGGGTCGGCAGCGGGCCCAACACTCTCAATGCATGGCTCAACGGAATCTACGGGAACTCATCGGTCTGGCTCCCTCACTTTCACGGCGTCTTTGACCGCTGGGCACAACTCACCGGCCTCTCGTATGTCTACGAACCCAATGACGACGGCGTCAACATGAATCAGAATGCCGGTGTTCAAGGCGTTCGCGGCGATGTCCGCATCGGTGCCTTCGATTTTCAGAACGACGGCAATGGCGGTGTTCTTGCCTACAACAACTTCCCGCAAGACGGCGACATGGTCTTTGACGCCTTTGACACCTTTTACAACAACACCGGCAGCAACTCGCTTCGCCTTCGCAATGTCATCTCTCACGAGCACGGTCACGGCCTGGGCATGCTTCACGTCTGCCCCGCCAATGGCACCAAACTCATGGAGCCGTTTGTCAGCACCGCATACGTCGGGCCTCAGATTGACGACATTCTCAATGGCCAGCGCCACTACGGCGACCCGTACGAGCACAACGACACCATCGCAACCGCCACGAACATCGGCACCCCGCCTGCGTTTGGCACGCTTATTCAGAACATCAGCATCGACGACAACTCCGATATCGACTACTTCGCGGTGCAGGCCAATGTGCCGGCGCAACTCTTCGTGCTCATCACGCCCCGCGGCGGTGAATACCAGCAGGGCACGCAGACCCAGGCCTGCAATACCGGCACTTTGACCAACTACAACAATATCCACAACCTCAGCCTTCAGATCATCGCTTCCGACGGAACCACGGTGCTTGCGAACGTCAACGACAATCCCGCGGGAGGTTCCGAAACAGCAACAGTTCTCGTCTCCACACCAGGAACCTACTACGTTCGCGTCGCGGGCGACAACACCAACAGCATCCAGCTCTATGACATCTCGATCAATCTCTTGCCCGCGCCCCCGTTGCTGCTCACTATTCCCAACGGCACGCCGGACCTCGTTGCCCCTGGCGTGAGTGCATCATTCGATGTTCAGATCACCAGCGTCTCGCAGACGGTCGCCTCGGCGCAACTCTTCACGCGCGTCAATGGCGGTTCGTATCAGGCGACAAACCTGACCGATCTTGGTGGCGGGGCATACCTCGCGCAACTTCCCGCGTTCAACTGCGACGATCAGCCCGAGTTCTATGTCCAGGCGACTGGTTCTGGCGGGTTCGTTGTGACTGCTCCCGACAACGGGGCCACGAATCCGCTCGGTCTCTTCGTCGGCGTCGTCGACCTCGTCTTCAATGACAACGGCGAAACCAACCCCGGCTGGACTGTCAGCGGCTCGGTCACGGACGGCGCTTGGGAGCGCGGCGTACCCGTCGGAGGCGGCACCCGCGGCGATCCACCAACTGATGCAGATGGTTCAGGCGCGTGCTGGCTCACCGCAAATCGCGCAGGGGACAGCGATATTGACAACGGATGCACAGTCCTGACCAGCCCCGTTCTCGACGCATCCAACCCCGAAGCAGTGCTCTCATACTGGCGCTGGTTCTCCAACAACTTCGGCGCCAACCCCAATCAGGACACCATGACCGTCGAAGTCTCCAGCAACAACGGCTCCACATGGACCACTCTCGAAATCGTCGGCCCCGCAACGTCTGAATCTGGTGGAGGCTGGTTCTACAAGTCCTTCCGTGTCGCTGACTTTGTCGCATCGACCAACCAGTTCCGCGTTCGCTTCATCGCTTGCGACAATGGCGGCGGATCGGTCGTCGAAGCGGGAGTCGACGGCATCAGTCTGGCTGCAACCACCTGCGAGCAGGATGACTGCCCGGCAGATTTCAATGGTGATGGCGAAGTTGACTTCTTCGACGTTCAGGCTTTCCTGGGTGCGTTCACGGCCCAGCAGCCCGCTGCCGATCTCAATGGCGATCAGAAGTTCGACTTCTTCGACGTGCAGATCTTCCTGGGCATCTTCGCAGCCGGTTGTCCGTGA